A region of Paenibacillus thiaminolyticus DNA encodes the following proteins:
- a CDS encoding RsmB/NOP family class I SAM-dependent RNA methyltransferase — MSISLPDELPLAYQEQMKRQFEADHEPFEPFLDSYKARRTYGLRVQPGKWSRHDTARRNAAALFGLEPVPWCPEGFYYEESSRPGKHPYHYAGLYYIQEPSAMSAAELLDPQPGEFVLDLAAAPGGKATQIAGRMKGEGLLVANEIHPQRAKILAENMERMGIVNCIVTQADPHALAERFPYSFDRIMLDAPCSGEGMFRKDPDAVKEWSPEHVEACALRQRDIIRAAVRMLRPGGRLVYSTCTFNRQENEDIIAHWLETYPEFELVRMERLWPHRHRGEGHFVALLKKSPSAPGAADGTASAPSGRRGGRKARGSAGANPAAAAFRQYAAWAREHLPGLELPPGRPLLFGDELYYVPDAHPAARALLDDASVFAGLRLPRPGLHIAHMRKNRIEPAHALAMACTAADQAALCCDMAADDPRIAAYLHGEPIALNPEQGAAKGWTLVAVDGLPIGWGKASDSMIKNHLPKGLRALR; from the coding sequence ATGTCAATATCACTGCCTGATGAATTGCCTCTGGCTTATCAAGAACAGATGAAGCGCCAATTCGAAGCGGACCACGAGCCGTTCGAGCCCTTCCTCGACAGCTACAAGGCGCGCCGGACCTACGGCCTGCGCGTTCAGCCCGGGAAGTGGAGCCGGCATGACACGGCCCGCCGGAACGCGGCCGCCCTCTTCGGTCTGGAGCCCGTCCCATGGTGCCCGGAAGGATTTTACTATGAAGAATCGTCCCGGCCCGGGAAGCATCCCTACCATTATGCCGGATTGTATTACATCCAGGAGCCTTCCGCCATGTCGGCCGCCGAGCTGCTCGATCCGCAGCCAGGCGAGTTCGTGCTGGATCTGGCCGCAGCTCCGGGAGGGAAGGCGACGCAGATTGCCGGGCGAATGAAGGGCGAAGGACTGCTTGTCGCCAACGAGATCCACCCGCAGCGGGCCAAAATACTGGCCGAAAATATGGAACGGATGGGCATCGTCAACTGCATCGTCACTCAAGCGGATCCGCATGCATTGGCCGAACGGTTCCCGTACAGCTTCGACCGCATTATGCTGGATGCGCCCTGCTCCGGCGAAGGGATGTTCCGCAAAGATCCGGACGCGGTCAAGGAATGGTCGCCCGAGCATGTGGAGGCATGCGCGCTCCGCCAGAGAGATATTATCCGGGCGGCTGTCCGCATGCTTCGGCCGGGAGGACGCCTCGTCTATTCCACCTGCACCTTCAATCGCCAGGAAAATGAGGACATCATCGCACATTGGCTGGAGACCTATCCCGAATTCGAGCTGGTGCGCATGGAACGGCTGTGGCCGCACCGTCATCGAGGCGAAGGGCATTTCGTAGCGTTGTTGAAGAAATCCCCCTCCGCGCCAGGCGCGGCGGACGGAACGGCCAGTGCCCCATCCGGCCGGCGCGGCGGACGCAAGGCCAGAGGCTCTGCCGGGGCGAATCCGGCGGCGGCCGCGTTCCGGCAGTACGCCGCATGGGCCCGCGAGCATCTGCCCGGCCTGGAGCTTCCGCCAGGGAGGCCGCTGCTGTTCGGGGACGAGCTGTACTACGTCCCTGATGCCCATCCTGCGGCACGGGCGCTGCTGGACGACGCTTCCGTATTCGCCGGGTTGCGCCTGCCTCGTCCCGGGCTTCATATCGCCCATATGCGCAAGAACCGCATTGAACCGGCTCATGCGCTGGCAATGGCCTGCACCGCCGCGGACCAGGCCGCGCTCTGCTGCGACATGGCGGCGGACGATCCGCGCATTGCCGCTTATCTGCACGGCGAACCGATCGCGCTGAACCCGGAGCAAGGCGCCGCCAAGGGCTGGACCCTCGTCGCCGTCGACGGCCTGCCGATCGGCTGGGGCAAGGCGTCCGACAGCATGATTAAGAACCATCTTCCTAAAGGTCTCCGCGCCCTCCGTTAA
- a CDS encoding YjcZ family sporulation protein yields MGAGFGHFTSTGVILVLFILLVIVSRSFIY; encoded by the coding sequence ATGGGTGCAGGATTTGGGCATTTCACATCGACAGGCGTTATTCTCGTATTGTTCATTTTGCTGGTCATCGTATCCCGGTCGTTCATCTACTAG
- a CDS encoding Cof-type HAD-IIB family hydrolase, with the protein MNYRMIALDMDGTLLNDDHAITGRTAATIRSVAEQGAEIVLCTGRAPQSTLPYLDELGLEGVVLTHNGAATIASKGRRILHRFDIPPQELEPYIQYCREQGVHFNINTVFDLYVDDLAGMMPEMLDLYAQFLIEPKQLPSWDALEDAPVKMTISGQKEDMDRVEAELGLWDHQLHYIRSGDYFIDIMHQDATKGSALSKLAELRGIAPGQVLAIGNYYNDLSMIQFAGMGIAMDNAPLEVKAAAQEVTKSNNEEGVHDALVKHCLEAGAR; encoded by the coding sequence ATGAATTACCGAATGATTGCCTTGGATATGGACGGGACGCTGTTGAATGACGATCACGCGATTACGGGTCGAACGGCCGCTACGATTCGCAGCGTAGCCGAGCAAGGAGCGGAGATTGTGCTCTGCACCGGACGCGCCCCGCAGAGCACGCTGCCTTATCTGGACGAGCTGGGGCTGGAAGGGGTTGTCCTTACGCATAACGGAGCGGCGACAATCGCATCGAAAGGCCGGCGCATTCTGCACCGGTTCGATATTCCGCCGCAAGAGCTGGAGCCGTATATTCAATATTGCCGCGAGCAAGGCGTTCATTTCAATATTAATACGGTGTTCGACCTGTATGTGGATGACCTGGCGGGGATGATGCCGGAGATGCTGGATCTCTACGCGCAGTTCCTTATCGAGCCGAAGCAGCTTCCAAGCTGGGACGCGCTGGAGGACGCGCCGGTCAAAATGACGATAAGCGGGCAGAAAGAAGACATGGATCGGGTGGAGGCGGAATTGGGCCTGTGGGATCATCAACTGCATTATATCCGATCCGGGGATTATTTCATTGATATTATGCATCAGGATGCGACCAAAGGCAGCGCGCTGTCGAAGCTGGCGGAGCTTCGCGGCATCGCCCCGGGGCAGGTGCTCGCCATCGGCAATTACTATAACGATCTGTCGATGATTCAATTTGCGGGTATGGGCATCGCAATGGATAATGCGCCGCTTGAGGTGAAGGCGGCCGCACAGGAAGTCACGAAGTCGAACAATGAAGAAGGCGTGCATGATGCGCTAGTCAAGCACTGTCTGGAAGCGGGAGCGCGTTAG
- a CDS encoding pseudouridine synthase — protein MGKMMRIDKLLAHMGRGSRSDIRKWAKAGRISVNGKSVKDSGHQVDPEQDVVRLDDEIVLYREYIYVMMNKPQGVISATEDTRERTVLDLLPAALRHFEPFPVGRLDKDTEGLLLISNDGQLAHQLLSPKKHVPKTYFAHVAGQVTAEDGASFAVGVTLDDGYVTAPAQLNILGHRTEEEGNVLSDIELTITEGKFHQVKRMFAAVGKKVVYLKRLSMGTLELDPELKTGQWRECSAEEIERLRSGHNEG, from the coding sequence ATGGGCAAAATGATGCGGATCGACAAGCTGCTGGCCCATATGGGACGAGGTTCCCGGTCGGATATCAGAAAATGGGCCAAGGCGGGGCGGATATCCGTCAACGGCAAGAGCGTGAAGGATAGCGGCCATCAGGTCGATCCGGAGCAGGATGTCGTCCGGCTGGACGATGAGATCGTGCTGTACCGAGAATATATTTACGTGATGATGAACAAGCCGCAGGGCGTCATCTCGGCGACGGAGGATACGCGCGAGAGGACAGTGCTCGATCTGCTCCCGGCAGCGCTGCGGCATTTCGAGCCTTTCCCGGTGGGGAGGCTGGATAAAGATACGGAAGGATTGCTTCTGATCAGTAACGACGGGCAGCTGGCCCACCAGCTGCTGTCTCCGAAGAAGCATGTCCCGAAGACCTACTTCGCTCATGTGGCGGGCCAAGTGACCGCCGAAGACGGCGCCAGCTTCGCTGTGGGCGTAACGCTGGATGACGGTTATGTAACGGCTCCGGCGCAGTTGAATATTCTCGGCCACCGAACGGAGGAGGAAGGGAACGTTCTATCGGATATCGAGCTGACGATAACGGAGGGCAAATTCCATCAGGTGAAGCGGATGTTCGCCGCGGTCGGCAAGAAGGTCGTCTATTTGAAGCGACTCTCGATGGGAACGCTGGAGCTGGACCCGGAGCTGAAGACCGGACAATGGCGCGAATGCAGTGCGGAAGAGATAGAACGGCTTCGCTCGGGACACAATGAGGGATAG
- a CDS encoding ABC transporter ATP-binding protein has protein sequence MLRVENLSHAFKNGPETTQVLHSVSFSVQRGEMVALLGSSGSGKSTLLNLMAGLMKPTEGSIYIADKNIVTMNENQLAEFRRGHIGFIFQAYELIANLTVRENVELPLIFQGVAPSERKAKAMRLLEQVGIPDKSELFTSQLSGGQQQRVSIARSLITDPSVIFADEPTGNLDTRTEEEIIAILKQLNKTMDTTFIIVTHEHEVAEHTKRILTLRDGHLHDDSPAPNQAREEAVLSGGETH, from the coding sequence ATGTTACGTGTTGAAAATCTGTCGCACGCCTTCAAGAACGGGCCGGAGACGACCCAGGTGCTGCACTCGGTATCGTTCAGTGTGCAGCGCGGAGAGATGGTCGCCCTGCTCGGGAGCTCTGGCTCCGGCAAGTCAACCCTGCTGAATCTGATGGCAGGACTGATGAAGCCGACGGAAGGCAGCATATATATCGCCGATAAAAATATCGTCACGATGAATGAGAACCAACTGGCTGAATTCCGGCGCGGGCATATCGGGTTTATTTTCCAAGCCTATGAGCTGATCGCCAATCTCACCGTGCGGGAGAATGTCGAGCTGCCGCTCATATTTCAAGGCGTCGCCCCTTCGGAGCGGAAGGCCAAGGCGATGCGCCTGTTGGAACAGGTCGGCATTCCCGACAAGTCAGAGCTGTTCACGTCCCAGCTCTCGGGCGGACAGCAGCAGCGGGTCAGTATCGCCCGTTCGCTGATCACCGATCCGTCCGTTATTTTTGCCGACGAGCCGACGGGGAATCTCGATACGCGCACCGAGGAGGAGATTATCGCGATTTTGAAGCAGTTGAACAAGACAATGGATACGACATTCATTATCGTTACTCACGAGCATGAAGTGGCTGAACATACGAAGCGCATTCTTACGCTGAGAGACGGCCATCTGCACGATGACAGCCCCGCTCCGAACCAAGCCCGGGAAGAAGCGGTCCTGTCCGGAGGTGAGACCCATTGA
- a CDS encoding ABC transporter permease has translation MRIADYIRLSWDQLKRRKVVTGLCAIGISIGCASIVVAMSVGESAQVFAEKQLNSFLKMDEITVTPNKGVSDPSAQNASRSDNSEAEERGQITEQKLEVIRNIPHVKAVAAFQQLGYMQMETADERKSGLEIIGTDLNALTDFGHEFMQGSASDLTGTVILNYGATLGLVDEETMDKLIKQLNENPYDDALMQQYRNLSRTPSSLYQRQIRLIPFSGEDGKRPQASSPLRVSAVLKKPAGSTDDMVMYDKKAYVSLETAELLQQELKIEGDSVPKPGTYNSLVVKIDDQKHVEQVEKQIKKLVLSTNTNLHQIDRLKEQFAIVRTIALGIGLFVLFIASISIVVAMTMSTYQRRRQIGIMKVLGANLKQIRNMFIIEAALLGLVGGLVGIMLSYWIVWAINGAAAGAMSDGSGDPIIFISSNFIPIGIAFAIMTGVISGLYPAISASRTDALTAIKRD, from the coding sequence TTGAGAATCGCTGACTATATCCGGCTGTCCTGGGATCAGTTGAAGCGGCGCAAAGTGGTCACCGGCTTGTGCGCCATCGGCATCTCGATCGGCTGCGCTTCTATCGTCGTCGCGATGAGCGTCGGGGAATCGGCCCAGGTGTTCGCGGAGAAGCAATTGAATTCTTTTCTGAAAATGGACGAGATTACCGTCACTCCGAACAAGGGCGTCTCGGACCCGAGTGCACAAAACGCAAGCAGAAGCGATAACAGCGAAGCCGAGGAACGCGGGCAGATTACCGAGCAGAAGCTGGAGGTCATCCGCAACATTCCGCACGTCAAGGCGGTAGCCGCTTTTCAGCAGCTCGGCTATATGCAGATGGAGACCGCCGACGAGCGCAAGTCCGGCCTGGAGATTATCGGCACCGACCTGAATGCGCTGACCGACTTCGGCCATGAATTCATGCAGGGCTCGGCTTCCGATTTGACGGGGACCGTCATTCTGAATTACGGGGCTACCCTCGGACTCGTCGACGAGGAGACAATGGACAAACTGATAAAGCAGTTGAACGAGAACCCGTACGACGATGCATTAATGCAGCAATACCGCAATCTGAGCCGTACGCCGAGCTCGCTCTATCAGCGGCAGATCCGGCTGATTCCGTTCAGTGGGGAGGACGGCAAGCGGCCGCAGGCCAGTTCCCCGCTTCGCGTGTCCGCGGTGCTCAAGAAGCCGGCCGGCAGCACGGATGATATGGTCATGTACGACAAGAAGGCGTATGTCTCGCTGGAGACCGCCGAATTACTGCAGCAAGAGCTGAAGATAGAAGGGGACTCCGTTCCCAAGCCAGGTACATACAATTCGCTAGTCGTCAAGATCGATGATCAGAAGCATGTGGAGCAGGTCGAAAAGCAAATCAAAAAGCTCGTCCTGAGCACGAACACCAACCTTCACCAGATAGATCGTCTGAAGGAGCAGTTCGCGATCGTGCGCACGATCGCCCTCGGCATCGGCTTGTTCGTCCTGTTCATCGCTTCCATCTCCATCGTCGTCGCGATGACGATGTCAACGTATCAGCGCCGCCGGCAAATCGGAATTATGAAGGTGCTGGGCGCCAACTTGAAGCAGATCCGCAATATGTTCATCATCGAAGCGGCGCTGCTTGGGCTGGTAGGCGGTCTGGTCGGCATTATGCTGTCCTATTGGATCGTCTGGGCGATCAACGGGGCGGCCGCAGGAGCCATGTCAGACGGGAGCGGGGATCCGATCATTTTCATTTCATCCAACTTTATTCCGATCGGCATCGCCTTCGCGATTATGACCGGGGTCATATCGGGCCTCTATCCTGCGATAAGCGCGTCGCGCACCGATGCGCTGACGGCCATCAAGCGCGACTGA
- a CDS encoding efflux RND transporter periplasmic adaptor subunit, whose translation MKKKIKWAIIILVLAGISYGLYSFGNPPAPETGMENNDAITFSVTRETLVNSIEVKGKSGYEQETFVHAPFGAEVRQWNVKDGQQIKKGDVLFQLDSTALENEIAQTQATIKKQRLEIRLTEVQSALGQEDQALGVTEADRKKVFVQREAQKLQEELSEVTLDIQERDIADKQKKLNEANYRAQASGIFLFEDPKKIPSQVNSNDRLGKIVDLNKLQLVSLVGEQDVFRIAEGMPVEVKINALKQVKLTGKVIKVSKFAKAGTDEKNTNQPAQFEVIISLEPNKQLIAGLSLTGQIETERKDDAIVVPTVAVLREKDQYYVFLDKGNGQVERKDIKIGMETPEKTEVLEGLKEGDQVVLQ comes from the coding sequence ATGAAGAAAAAAATAAAATGGGCTATCATTATCCTGGTACTCGCCGGAATCAGTTACGGACTCTATTCATTCGGCAATCCTCCCGCCCCGGAGACGGGCATGGAGAACAATGACGCCATCACCTTCTCCGTGACGAGAGAAACGCTGGTGAATAGCATTGAAGTCAAAGGGAAGTCAGGCTATGAGCAGGAGACGTTCGTACACGCTCCGTTCGGCGCTGAAGTAAGACAGTGGAACGTGAAGGACGGCCAGCAAATCAAAAAAGGAGATGTGCTGTTCCAGCTCGACTCGACCGCTCTGGAGAATGAAATCGCACAGACGCAAGCGACCATCAAGAAGCAGCGCCTCGAAATAAGACTGACAGAAGTCCAGAGCGCGCTCGGCCAGGAGGATCAGGCGCTAGGCGTAACGGAGGCGGACCGCAAAAAAGTATTCGTGCAGCGGGAAGCTCAGAAGCTTCAAGAGGAATTAAGCGAAGTCACCCTGGATATTCAGGAACGTGACATTGCGGACAAGCAAAAGAAGCTGAATGAAGCGAACTACCGCGCCCAAGCGTCCGGCATTTTCCTGTTCGAGGATCCGAAGAAGATTCCTTCTCAAGTGAACAGCAATGACCGCCTCGGCAAGATCGTCGATCTGAACAAGCTCCAGCTCGTCTCGCTTGTCGGAGAGCAGGATGTATTCCGCATCGCGGAAGGAATGCCGGTCGAAGTGAAAATCAACGCCCTGAAGCAGGTGAAGCTGACCGGCAAGGTTATCAAAGTATCCAAATTCGCCAAGGCAGGTACCGACGAGAAGAATACGAATCAGCCCGCTCAATTCGAGGTCATCATCTCGCTGGAGCCGAATAAGCAGCTCATCGCCGGATTGAGCCTGACCGGCCAGATCGAGACCGAGCGCAAGGATGACGCTATCGTCGTTCCAACCGTGGCCGTGCTGCGCGAGAAGGACCAGTATTATGTCTTCCTCGACAAAGGCAACGGACAAGTAGAACGGAAAGACATCAAGATTGGAATGGAGACTCCGGAAAAAACGGAAGTCCTGGAGGGCTTGAAGGAAGGCGATCAGGTCGTCCTGCAATAG
- a CDS encoding ArsR/SmtB family transcription factor, with the protein MKNHRVISDLELAKALLDSRRTQILRLAREEPVTVKQLAERLDEKPSRLYYHVKKLEELDLLQLVETKQHGNLIEKYYQTNPMQRSYTFDRELAAENSAFIVQELSRLFQEGIGIIEEQIQMERHGEKMLAEANIAYRRMTPVEWGHKMALIQGAVTAENGSDTVEPHEQEDMGPYADQTEEDDYVFVTLSYRLKDVRTPKP; encoded by the coding sequence TTGAAGAATCACCGTGTTATTTCAGATCTCGAACTGGCGAAGGCCCTGCTTGACTCGAGAAGAACCCAAATACTGCGATTGGCGCGGGAAGAGCCGGTAACGGTGAAGCAGTTAGCGGAACGCCTGGACGAGAAGCCTTCCCGCTTATACTATCACGTCAAAAAGCTGGAGGAGCTGGATCTGCTGCAATTGGTGGAGACGAAGCAGCATGGCAATCTGATTGAGAAGTATTATCAGACGAACCCGATGCAGCGCAGTTATACGTTCGATCGCGAATTGGCGGCGGAGAATTCCGCCTTTATTGTACAGGAGCTGTCTCGGCTGTTCCAGGAAGGGATCGGCATCATCGAAGAGCAGATTCAGATGGAGCGTCACGGCGAGAAAATGCTGGCCGAGGCGAATATCGCTTACCGCAGGATGACTCCGGTTGAATGGGGGCACAAAATGGCGTTGATCCAGGGGGCGGTAACCGCAGAGAACGGCTCCGATACAGTCGAGCCCCATGAACAAGAAGATATGGGACCCTACGCCGATCAGACGGAGGAGGACGACTATGTGTTCGTCACGCTGTCTTATCGGCTGAAGGATGTGCGGACGCCGAAGCCGTGA